The sequence below is a genomic window from Synechococcus sp. PCC 7335.
CAGGTCAACGATTGGCGAATACAGTCCATGCTAGTGTACTTGCAGAAATGGGAATGCGCGATCGCCGCGTTCGTAGCGCTCGGTTCTATGTTATCCGTCGCACTTCTATGCCTGCTATCTTGATCGAAACAGGCTTTGTTACAGGTGTGGAAGATGCACCGAATCTAGCCGATCCAGTTTGGCGAGAGCGTATGTCTGTGGCGATCGCTAGAGGCATCCTGCTTCACCTACAGCGCGGTCTTTAAGGCGTAAGAGCCAGCTTAGGTAAGACACGGCTATCCAGGCTGACTTACCGCAGGTGATTGCCTGATTGTCGTCACCTTGTCGGCCTACTTCTTCTCAGGGTGTTGAACTTCATCGCACGAAACACCCAACTTGCCAAGAAAGCGAATCATCTCATGCAATCGCCCCTGACTGCGCTGGTTGAAATATAAAGCCAAACGAGGCAAGGATGCCGTTTCGTCGTCCTGTTCGACTGAAAACGCTGACACCTCTCGAATAGTTCCTTTAGTTAAGATATCTTCGAACTTCTCGTTGAGCTGATCGACAGCATCAGCCCCTAGGGGAGCCTTTAGTCGAATGACGAGCTGATTGTCTATATACCGACTGGAATGATACATCCGGTAGAAGTCTTCAATCGACTTGATCGCGTCATCAATGCTGTCAGTCAGATGGTAAAGACTCGTGTCATCTGGGCTAATCAATCCCTGGTCAAGCAGCCGGTTGCGCAAATAGTGATCCCAGCTCTTCCAATAGTCTCCACCAGGTCTATCTATCAACACTAATGGCAGCGGAGTGGCTTTGCCTGTCTGAATCAAGGTAAGTGATTCAAACGCTTCGTCTTGAGTGCCAAAGCCACCTGGAAAGAGCGCGATCGCATCGCTTTCCTTCAAGAAAAACAGCTTTCGAGTGAAAAAGTATCTAAAATCTAGCAGCTTAGTATCGCCAGTCATGGTCGGATTAGCGCCTTGCTCAAAAGGCAATTGGATATTGAGACCAAAAGAGCGATCGCGTCCTGCACCCTCATTACCCGCCTGCATGATGCCGCCCCCGGCCCCGGTCATCACCATAAAGCCTTCTTCACTCACACGACGCGCGAATTCGACTGCCATTTGATACTCAGGGCGATCGCTCGGGGTTCTAGCCGAGCCAAAGACCGTTACCTTGCGCGTATGCCGGTAAGGGTAAAAGGCCTGAAACCCTATCTCCATATCCAGCAAAGAACGGCTCAAAATCTTCCAGTCTAGTCGCTCAGCCTCTTGCTGAGTCATCCGTACTAGCGTCTCAAAAATCTCCTCTATCAGCGCTCCATTTTCTAGATCCGGTAGACGGCTCAAAGCATCGAGAACGTCTGAGCGAAGACTTTGGCTAGGTTGGCGGTGATGCTTCGATAAAGACTTACCAGACTGTGAAAAAGAATTAGTCATTAGTTAACCAGAAAAGTGATAGCGGTATGGGGATGAATGCATATCCTGCGGGTTACTTAGCATACCTATACAGAGAAATTTCATACATAGAAGTTTTACCTGCATTTTTGTACTTCGATACAGTGACAAGCACTCGATACAGTGACAAACACTATAGTAGAGCCATTGATGAGTAGAGCTATTGACGGCTAGAGCTATTGATGAGATCAAAACACTTGCCAAGGGAAACTATTCATTAAAAAGGGGTTCTAGCAAACGCTAGAACCCAAATAGCAAAGCCAATCCATCAAGAATGCTTACCATCTAACGCTCAGAATCAGGCCTGACTCAAAACAAAGATATCTGACATCAAGCTTTGCTCTTCGACATCGAGCTTCCTGAAACCAAGCCCTACCGTGTTAGTTACAGATACTTTTCTAACGTATTAGCCAAAGTTGTCTTAGGAACCGCACCGACAACCATATCCACTCGCTGACCACCCTTAAAAATCATTAGCGTCGGGATACTGCGAATACCGTATTGACTAGCAACACTAGGGTTTTCGTCTGTGTTGACCTTGACTACTTTAACTTGACCATCATACTGCTCAGAAATTTCGTCAACAACGGGCGCTACCATTCGGCAAGGACCACACCAAGGTGCCCAAAAGTCCACCAGCACTGGTGTCTCGTTTTCCAAAACTTCTTGCTTAAATGTCGAATCTGTGACCTGTGCGGCTGACATTCTTAAAATCCTTAGTCACTCATGTACTCTGATCTTACCATAGCCAAAAGCTGTCCCCTTTTTTCACCCGCTACAGATTTCTTCCGTATTGAGTCTCGATTTCTTCCTTATTACATAGATCTTCGCTGTAT
It includes:
- a CDS encoding LOG family protein, with the protein product MTNSFSQSGKSLSKHHRQPSQSLRSDVLDALSRLPDLENGALIEEIFETLVRMTQQEAERLDWKILSRSLLDMEIGFQAFYPYRHTRKVTVFGSARTPSDRPEYQMAVEFARRVSEEGFMVMTGAGGGIMQAGNEGAGRDRSFGLNIQLPFEQGANPTMTGDTKLLDFRYFFTRKLFFLKESDAIALFPGGFGTQDEAFESLTLIQTGKATPLPLVLIDRPGGDYWKSWDHYLRNRLLDQGLISPDDTSLYHLTDSIDDAIKSIEDFYRMYHSSRYIDNQLVIRLKAPLGADAVDQLNEKFEDILTKGTIREVSAFSVEQDDETASLPRLALYFNQRSQGRLHEMIRFLGKLGVSCDEVQHPEKK
- the trxA gene encoding thioredoxin; this translates as MSAAQVTDSTFKQEVLENETPVLVDFWAPWCGPCRMVAPVVDEISEQYDGQVKVVKVNTDENPSVASQYGIRSIPTLMIFKGGQRVDMVVGAVPKTTLANTLEKYL